The Salvelinus fontinalis isolate EN_2023a chromosome 34, ASM2944872v1, whole genome shotgun sequence region catgaggcggcacacaattggcccaccgtcgtccgggttaggggagggtttggccggcccgggatgtccttgtcccatcgcgctctagcaagtcgtgtggcgggccgggcgcagtgcacgctgacacggtcgccaggtgtacggtgtttcctccgacacattggtgcggctggcttccgggttaagtgggcagtgTGTCAAAAAGCAATGCAGCTCgactgggtcgtgtttcggaggacgcacgtctctcgaccttcgcctctcccgagtccgtacgggagttgtagcgatgggacaagactgtaactaccaattggataccacaaaatttgATCGTAAAATGGGGTAAAAAAAAATAGCATCCCTGATCGAAAGTAGTACACTCAGTAGGGAATAGGGGACCATTTGGGATTCAGACTGAAAGTCATAACAACTgtgtggttgtgttcctctcccagACTCACCCTGATGCCTGGCCCTTCATGGAGCCTGTGAAAAAGACTGAGGCTCCAGACTACTACGAGATCATACGCTTCCCCATTGGTGAGTATATCATCTGCTCATTATTCCCTGGCTTGTTCATATGTCCCAGCCATGACAATTATCTACCTCTTTGAACTGATTTTGATATTAAAATAGAAAAAAGCATTCCATGTTTCACCAACTGGATGCGCTTTTAATTGTAAGTCCGTCTGGATATGTCGGTAAACCGAAACACGAATATTTCAAATATAACCTAcgtgtccccctctcctctctccctccttcctgtaGATCTGAAGACCATGACGGAGAGGCTGAAGAACAGATACTATGTGACCAAGAAGCTGTTCATAGCAGACCTGCAGCGCGTCATTACCAACTGCCGTGAATACAACCCCCCGGACAGCGAGTACTGCAAGTGTGCCAACACACTGGAGAAGTTCTTCTACTTTAAGCTGAAGGAAGGGGGCTTGATCGAGAAGTGAAGCTAGGGTCACAGGTCACCATGCACAACGGCCCCACTGCGGAACAGCAGGAAGGAGCGCTCGTGgacactcactcacgcacacccacacacactgtcttGTGATGACATAGTCAGGGGGTCATTGCTAGCCATATTCCAACCCCTTTTCCCTCGTCTTTTCTTTTAGGAAGCCTTTATTAATGGcagtgtgtgtttatgcatgttTATATTACTGGTGGTTGAAGGGAACTGTGGAGTATAACAAAATTGTGGAGGTAATTGGAATGGCTCTATGGGCGAGTTAAGTTTGTTAATGTGTCGAAATGACTCTCCATCAATCTCTCACTCTGTTTGTTTGTCTCCCTCTATCCCTGTCTCACTAGTATAGAATCTCTCTGCGTGTTGGTTCTGGTTTCATTCTTTCCCCAAGTGACTCATAAAAGGAGCTGTAACGTATTCCTGTACCAAAACGATTGGTCCCACAGCCGATCATGTCAAACTTTCCACATAGGTTACGTTCAAATTATAGGATGGCATTTTCACAGAATTGTTTCTCAATCGGATAAAATAATGCCCGCTTCGACATTCACACTCACAGCTCCTCCAGATGGGAGTTGTATTTTTGGTACTGACGTGGAGACGTGAGTAGGGGTGGGACCTACGCCGTTGTTGCCTTCCTGTACTGACATACACTTGAAAAGAGGCCAGTAGACTCGGAGGGTAGAACTACAATGCGCCCCTGAGTTAGAAGACGAGACCTGTTCCGACTCGCATTGTCAAAGTCCGGTTGCAGTCACAGATAATGTCCGCGTTCCAGGCTGACTACATCGCAGACGCCTGCCACACCTCACAAGGCCCGGATAGGTATTTAACAATCATTTAACCACATCATGTAACAGGACACGCTAACCATTGGTTGATACAATGCAACAACTGAAATGTAGTCAGGCTGAAGCGTGACCATAGACATGATATCCCTGTCTGACATCGCGTTATGTTGGATTTGCCATCGTGTGATTGGTCAGTAGCAAAACGTCCAACTTTCCTATACGTTTCATCTTCATGGTTGCCCTCGAATAATTTCCCCACAACTACTGTATGTTGAACTTTTAATTTATTATTTCACCTGAACAGTATAATGAAAATCTACCGCTACATTTGAAGATACTTAGGCTTAATGTTAGTGTAGTCGTCAATACTGTTCTTGTCCCATTCTCTTCTGGGCCAGTATGGCCATGTCACTGATCTCAAACATGGTTGTTTTTCTTGGGGTAACATCAGACATGGCGTAGTAGTGTGTCATTGGTGTTTTAATGGTGTTGTCTGATCTGAGGGTATTCTCTGGAATCCCAGACCAAGGGCAACAGCAGGAGTGTTGTTAATGCGGGAGCCAACCCGTCTGCCTAGGGAGACGACTCTGAGGGTTACTGGCCACCCTTTTGTTTAGGTTTCTGTTCGTCCTAGAAATAACATGTTTCTGATGGAAGCACATGGTTCCAACCACAGTGGTAAACATGACCGTTCGGTTTGTCAGTATTTCGCTGGAAGGCCATAGAGCCCTGTCAATACAGTATGTAGGTGTTTCACAGCACTTACCCTCCCTGCTGGGTTTGTCTCTTCTATGGTGGATATGCATTGTGTTATTATGATAATGGCTgacaaacacacaaaaaacaagTGTCCCGGTTTGGTGTTCACTCCATTCTCACAAGCAGTATCGCATGATGGAGAACTATAATCTGCATCAATTTCTGTTCTGTTTTGACTGAGATGGCCACGGCTATTCACACAAACCCACTTCTTGTTCATGGTCGGTGTCTGATTGTCTGCCTCTTGAGATGCCTTTGCTTCTCTGCTATTTTGTCAAAACGTTTTGGGGGAAATGACTGGTCTGTGCTGGGCGGTTGAGTATTCCTCTGagctgttgtgtgtgtttgtacttgaATCATGACTAGCTTTGAGCAACTAAAGTGATGTCAATGTTTCGTTATTCAGGGTTGTCAGTTATGTATCTCTCGATCTACCTATGTATGCTGCATTAAGATTCTGAAAATACTGTGTGAGCGAAATGTTAAAATATTAAGAATGCTACAGTTTCTTTTAGTTATATGGTTTGAAGAGCTCTTTACTGTAATACCGTTCATGAAAATAAAGTTTTTATAGTAAAATATTTCTGTGCTTATTATTATCATATAAGATGgcaactagttacagtatacagttTTTTTATGTTCCAGTAACCATGCAGTGTTGTTTAGTAGGTGTGACCATAAGGTTTATTCAGGCTGTTTAAATGCCATTCAGACATGCTGTACTTGTGTTTCTCATGGTGTCTTGCAGTTTTGTTTTCCTGATGTCACAGCTGGTAAGAATGGGGCCCATTTAAGGGCTCTGAGTGCTTTGTCGGGCTGACAGAAATCTTCAACAGATTTCTCCTGGACTGCAGATAGTTACAGACATACCAGTCCCTCTACAATACCGCTAGATTAACGCATCTGCAGTTTGGTACATTTCGTAACTGATACGGCTCCTTACGTGTATTAATATCCCTGCAACTCTTCTAATCTTCCTATAATTCAAATCCTTGTGTCACTTCTTTTACGTAGACATACTTTGTTGGCCCTCAAGAACTCCCTTGAATGGGACCCCCTCTTCACAAGAGACGGAAGTGCTTTTGGTTTCGTTTTTCTGTTTGGGTGTCAGTGGAGTGGATTTTTATCAGTGAAAACCCCCCTGAACCTGGTCACAACGGACCATGGACATTGTCTGCTGCTGATCCAAACCATAGAGCTGCTTTGGGAACACTTGGTGAGCTGAGTTTGGAATTGGCTTGACTTCATCTATAGCTGACTGCCACAAATGGTAGTCGTTGTGGTACTGTAGGGACGTTTGCAGTGTGTATTGCATTTCAGTTTAAAAATAGCCTTGTGGTGCACTGCCTTTAGTCTGAGTCTTTTTATTTCTAAGGGCGAGGTGTGTGTGGACCAATAGACCAGCAGGATGGCAGACTTTGGGCTGTATGAGTACCAGGAGGAGGTGGTTCAGAGGGCTCTCCGGGGGGAGAACGTCATCATCTGGCTGCCCACTGGAGGAGGAAAGACACGGGCTGCTGTGTACGTGGCCAAAAAACATCTGGAGAATAACCCTGGAGCTAAGGTGGCTGTGCTGGTCAACAAGGTAGGTAGGGAGGGGTCACTAGAGCTTTGGGTCTATTTAGAAGATGTTTCAGAGTAACTGGCCCGGTAACTGACCCATCTGTGTAATTGTATCTAGGTAGTCTGACCTTTTTTAGTATAGGTGTGTTAATTCTATACAAAACCAGAAAATAAAGGTTCCACTCTTCCCGGGGAAACCATAGCTAACTGTTGTTGACGTGATGTTTTCCAGGTTCATTTGGttgaccaacactacaacaacgaGTTCAAGCCCTACCTGGGTCGGGACTATAGCCTGGTGTCTATCAGTGGGGACTGTGACCAGAAAGACTTCTTTGGCTGCGAGGTCCAGAACTCTGACCTGGTCATCTGTACAGCACAGATACTGGAGAATGCCCTGACCAACCAGGAGGAGGGGAAACATGTCGAGCTCTCACGTGAGTGGCTACTCTGCTGCCTTCCACATATTGAATCATGGTATTGCTGTGAGGTGTGTGTAGCACACACTACTTGTTACTGATTATTTAGAAGTGAGGTTGTTGGCTCCCATGCTTCAACTGTAGCCCTTGGTATCAATCCCAATTGACAGACACTTCATGATAAAGAGTACCCCTACCTGACAGTAAAGCCCTGGAACCTAAGCTAACACACCTTAAAGACTGGTCCATATCTTAGGTTTAAACCATATGTGGAAATATTAATATTAAATATTAAATAGTAAAACCATTGGATTCCATTGAGTTCACAATACCATTGTGTTCCTTTCTCCCAACCATAGAGTTCACTCTGCTGATCATTGATGAGTGCCACCACACTCATAAGGAGGGTGTCTACAATAAGATCATGGGGCGCTACGTGGCCCAGAAGCTGAAGGGGGAGAGGCGGCTGCCGCAGATCCTGGGCCTCACTGCCTCTCCTGGGACAGGGGGGGCCAAGAGCATCAAAGGAGCTGTGGAGCATGTGCTGCaggtcagtttctctctctccggtGGTCTTTACATGCTATTTATTCAGCCCCAACTTTCATCCTgagttttaaaaaaaaaacactgtccGTCATCGAACCCTTTACATTTAGCTCATTTCATTATTTATGGCCTTCAGATTTGTGCCAACCTGGACTCGGTGATTGTGTCGTCCAAAGTGTACGCCCCTGAGCTGAAGAAAAAGGTCCCCAGACCCAGGAAACGGTTTGACATCGTTGACAGAAGACCTCAGGTGAGTTCAATTCCGTTCTGTAAACATAGAGCCTTTGAACTTGAGCGCTGTGTTGGTTTGAATTCAACCAACTCCTGTTGTTTTGTCTCAGGACCCATTTGGGGATCACCTGAAGTTCATGATGCAGTTTATCCATGACTTCATGGCCTTAGGGCCTgactttcctgtcagggagtTTGGCTCGCAGGAGTACGAGGCAGACGTGGTGATTCTGGAGAAGAAGGGTAAATCATCCTCTTAGTATGAATTAATACCACGTTATAGAACCTAAGCATAGGAACTATTTTCATGCACCAAATCACACAAGGAACCTTCCTCAGTCAATACCAGAGTTTTGAATACCGTATTAAAACCTATTTTGGATGTGTGTTTCCTGGTGTAGGTGTGACAGACAGGAACAGACTGCTGGCCCAGTGTGCTCTCCACCTGCGTCAGTACAACGACGCCCTGCTCATCAACGACACTGTGCGCATGGTGGATGCCTTTAGGGTCCTTGAGTCCTACTATAGTACCAAGACCTCCACCGCCACGGATGGAACCGACTTCTTCCTGCTTGGACTCTACCAGGGTGAGAACCTGCGTTTCCCTTGGAACAATCTCTCTGACTTTCTCACATACTGTATGCGTGTGATTCTCTGGAATATTAAGGGTATAGGAAGTTCAACTTCTGAACGTTgatagtcagtgttctgttcCTCAACAGAGAACGAGGTGGAGCTGAGGAAACTGGCAGGCGATGCCCAGTTTGAAAACCCTAAGATGGAGAAGCTTCAGAACACCCTGCTGGAGCAGTTTGACCAGGGTGAGCACTCCAGAGGCATCCTGTTCTCCAAGACCCGTAAAAGCACCCACTGCTTGTATGACTGGGTGTCCAACAACCCAGCACTGCAGCGCGCTGGTATCAAGGCAGCCATTCTGACTGGCGCTGGCAATGGTATCAATTACATGACCCAGGTAACTTGACATTAAACACAGTCAGAACTTTTGGAGGTATAGAAAGGTGGGTTGGAAAGTGCCAAGACCTGTGCAATACCAACAACTGAcctctgtttgtgtgtttctgtgggTGCACTTGTAGAATGAGCAGAAGGACACAATCCGAAACTTCCGCCTGGGCTCCCTCAACCTCCTGATCTCCACCAGCGTAGCCGAGGAGGGCCTGGACATCCCAGAATGCAACCTGGTGGTGCGCTATGGGCTGCTGACCAATGAGATCGCACAACAGCAGGCCAGTGGCCGGGCTCGGGCGAGTGACAGCGTTTACTCTGTGGTGGCCCAGGCGGGGGGGCGGGAGGTGCGTAGGGAACTCCTCAATGAATGTCTGGAGGACTTGACTGGCAGGGCCATCGGCGAAGTGCAGAGGATGGAGCCCAGGGAGTTCCAAATGAAGGTAAGGCGATTCCTCATGGTGGTGAGGctgctatctctctctatgttctACCCCTGCATGTCTCTAATCACTTTGGGAAAAAGGACAGACCTATACTCACTCACTTTCCTTTTTTCCGGTATATGCCTTTTGAACTCGGCACCCAAATGATTTTTGGTACTGTAAACTTTTGAGTTGCGCACTACTATCAATTGTTTTCACTTGatttcttctctctctgcctcccctatTAGATCACTGCTCTCCAGACAGAAGCGTTGTTGTCCAGACAGTTGGCAGAGCAGTTGAAGATCAAGAAGAGGAGTCGTTTCAGTGCTGCTACGGTTCAGCTCTCGTGTCGAGACTGTTTTGTGCTCGTGGCCTTCGGCAATGACATTAAAGTCATTGAAAACGCACACCATGTCAACATCAACCCGGACTTTGAGTAAGTTGTGTTTCTCTAATGTCTGTCCTGATACTGTCACAAGACTTATTGGTCCACATTGTAAGGCTAAAAGAGTTAACTTGTGTTTGTTTTCAGGAGGTACTATAAGACCGGTGGGCAGCCCCCACTGAAGACTTTCGAGGACTGGGAGCCTGGCCGTGTGATCAGCTGTGCTGCCTGTGGCAAGGTGAGGTTGAATTTTAATCTCTAGCTTTTTGTTTTAGGCCGAGACTGCGGATCCGTAGGCATATATTTTGCCTAGTGGCGTGCGCTGTTGAGGATGTGGCCACATAAGAGAAAAATGGAGCCATTCGCACAATCATTCTAAAACCCGAGGGGGTGTTTTTTGTCTCACAGTAACGTTATGctattacactgagtgtacaaaacattatgaacacctgctccttccatgacatcgactgaccaggtgaattcaggtgaaagttacgatcccttattgatgtcactcattaaatccacttcaatctgtgCAGATGAAagggagacatgttaaagaaggatttttaagcctcgagtgtgtgccattcagaggtgaATGGGAAAAACAAAAGATTTCATTGCCTTTGAAAGGGGGTATGGTgctaggtgccaggcgcaccggtttgaactgcaacgctgctgggtttttcacacacaacagtttcctgtgtgtatcaagaatggtccaccacccaaaggacatccagccaacttcacacaactgtgggaagcattggagtcaacatgggccagcatccctgtggaacgctttcgacaccttgtagagtccatgccccgacgaattgaggctgttcagagggcaaaagggggtgcaactcaatattatgaaggtgttcctaatgttttgtacactgtgtatattcAGTTGTGTTACGTACAATACTATCATAATGTGATCTTGcggacattgattcagctttgatttACCTTTGTTAAACGAGCACCATTCCCCAGAGTAGCCTGTTCTATACGATTAGAACAGAGACTGTATGTAGTAAGTACAGAATCCTGCACAACCTTTAACCCCTGGGAAGAAAGGTCCAGTTAAAGTTGGATCAGCAGCCATTCCGTTTATCTTATGGTAATAGGATTATTCTATTGTCTTTTAATATGCTTATATATGGAAATCTACATCAGTATATTTGTTTATGTATTTATATCTGAACAGCAATGGGGAAGGGAAATGGTATATAAGGAGATTGCCCTGCTGCCCATTCTGGCCATCGAGAACTTTGCCATGGAGACTCCGGAGGGAAGAAAATTAGCCAACAAGTGGAAGAAGGTTGAGTTTACAGTGGAGGAGTTTAACTTCAACACGTACTGTCGTGACAAATTCCCTGACATGTTCGATTGATACGCTGTTACACTGGATGAAGGACTAGGACTGGGGTTTTCATGGTGTTTCCACCTCGTACTGTTTTCACCTTCCCACTAAtcttctcttcctttctctgtctgtcagtctgtgttgCTTAGTCTAGACGACCATTGTGTTACTTATGCATGATCCTGAAGTGTGTCATAGTcctatttttgtgtttttttctcctttatttaaccaggtaggctagttgagaacaatttgtcatttacaactgcgacctggccaagataaagcagtgcgacacaaacaacaacacagagttacacatggaataaacaaacggatggcactgtgatagactacatccaatttgctgagtagagtgttggaggctattttgtaaatgacatcgccgaagtcaaggatcggtaggatggtcagttttacgagggtatgtttggcagcatgagtgaaggaggctttgttgcgaaataggaagcctattctagatttaatttaggattggagatgcttaatgtgagtctggaaggagagtttacggtctaaccagacacctaggtatttatagttgtccacatattctaagtcagaaccgtccagagtagtgatgctggacgggcgggcaggtgcaggcagcaatcggttgaaaagcatgcatttagttttacaggggggagatgcagtgccttgggtATGATTGGCCCTGTTAAATCATGTCTTGCCAGGCCTCCACACTGCTATAGGCACACTGCTATTTATTTCCAGTGCATGTTACACAATGGTCAGGGTTAGAATTAGCACGTCAGCTTTGTTTATGCCCAaggtcctctctcccctctttccctccctctctctctcccggatTTCTTCTGCTCCATCGCAGCCAAGCACGCAAAAACATATGAACTTAGCACCCTGTTCTAACAGGAACTCAAATTATCTGTTTTTCTATTTTTAGCAAAGTAGTATCAGCATGGTCCATATTTTGTCATGAATGTTATTTACTTTGAATCTGTACTGTCTTTGTTTTGATTGAACCTGAAACGTATGCCCCTCGCCTGATACTCTTTGATACTTGGGGCTACTTGATCATGTATGAAAAATATTCAAATTGGGATTTCAATGTATTCCACAGGTATACTATTTTAATGTGTGTTCACAAGGCTGTACATTTCCTTGCCTAAAACAAATTAAATTATCTACtgtaattattttttaaattcttgaTAAATTATTTGGCATTATTTGTCTGAACATGTCTATATTGAAtgttgtaaattaaaaataaaagaataaTAGATAACTAATAGAAGTAAATAGATCTCGCCTTCATTGCTGTCTTCATACACTCTTCCACTAGATGGCGGTCTTAGCCTTCCAATGTCTACTTCCATTCCTGCAGTAGAGGGAGCTCATGGTTTTAGATTCCCTCCTTCCCTAATCCGTGCCAtcatttagtttagtatggggagagatatttagtttagtatggggagatatatttagtttagtatggggagagatgtttagtatggggagagatatttagtttagtatggggagagatatttagtttagtgtggggagagatatttagtttagtgtggggagagatatttagtttagtgtggggagagatatttagtttagtgtggggagagatatttagtttagtgtggggagagatatttagtttagtgtggggagagatatttagtttagtgtggggagagatatttagtttagtatggggagagatatttagtttagtgtggggagagatgtttagtatggggagagatatttagtttagtgtggggagagatattttgtttagtgtggggagaga contains the following coding sequences:
- the LOC129832976 gene encoding ATP-dependent RNA helicase DHX58-like, giving the protein MADFGLYEYQEEVVQRALRGENVIIWLPTGGGKTRAAVYVAKKHLENNPGAKVAVLVNKVHLVDQHYNNEFKPYLGRDYSLVSISGDCDQKDFFGCEVQNSDLVICTAQILENALTNQEEGKHVELSQFTLLIIDECHHTHKEGVYNKIMGRYVAQKLKGERRLPQILGLTASPGTGGAKSIKGAVEHVLQICANLDSVIVSSKVYAPELKKKVPRPRKRFDIVDRRPQDPFGDHLKFMMQFIHDFMALGPDFPVREFGSQEYEADVVILEKKGVTDRNRLLAQCALHLRQYNDALLINDTVRMVDAFRVLESYYSTKTSTATDGTDFFLLGLYQENEVELRKLAGDAQFENPKMEKLQNTLLEQFDQGEHSRGILFSKTRKSTHCLYDWVSNNPALQRAGIKAAILTGAGNGINYMTQNEQKDTIRNFRLGSLNLLISTSVAEEGLDIPECNLVVRYGLLTNEIAQQQASGRARASDSVYSVVAQAGGREVRRELLNECLEDLTGRAIGEVQRMEPREFQMKITALQTEALLSRQLAEQLKIKKRSRFSAATVQLSCRDCFVLVAFGNDIKVIENAHHVNINPDFERYYKTGGQPPLKTFEDWEPGRVISCAACGKQWGREMVYKEIALLPILAIENFAMETPEGRKLANKWKKVEFTVEEFNFNTYCRDKFPDMFD